The following proteins are co-located in the Pseudomonas synxantha genome:
- a CDS encoding cbb3-type cytochrome c oxidase subunit I, which produces MSPPSYLHAQGLRAWLLTGDHKRIAVLYMLTVTFFFFAGGLAASLIRIELVTAEGDLLTADGYNRAFTLHGVIMVWFFLIPSIPSVFGNFLVPIMIGAKDMAFPRLNLFSWYLLLGGGLFTLLALLLGGVDTGWTFYTPLSTMFSNGHVVAVICGVFIAGFSSIFTGINIIVTVHTLRAPGMTWMRLPLFIWSMYATSIILVLATPVLAITLLLVAAEHLFNIGVFDPNLGGDPLLFQHLFWFYSHPAVYIMILPAMGVVSELITAAAHKRIFGYRFVAWSSVAIAVIGFLVWGHHMFVAGQSMYASLVFSLLSFLVAIPSAIKAYNWSATLYKSDLTLHAPFLFALTFIGLFIIGGVTGLFLALLAADLHAHDTYFVVAHFHYIMVGAAVAGYFGALHFWWPKITGRLYSQLWGKITAILIFCGFNLTFFPQFLLGYLGMPRRYHSYDADFQFLNVLSSAGASILALAYVLPFFYLLGSLRWGERAPINPWEAAGLEWRVASPPPTHNFAGPVSVDFEAYDYSPEARRDPL; this is translated from the coding sequence ATGAGCCCACCCAGCTATCTGCATGCCCAGGGGCTGCGCGCCTGGTTGTTGACCGGCGACCACAAGCGTATCGCGGTGTTGTACATGCTCACCGTGACCTTCTTTTTCTTTGCCGGCGGGCTGGCGGCCAGCCTGATCCGTATTGAGCTGGTCACCGCCGAAGGCGACCTGCTGACCGCCGACGGCTACAACCGGGCGTTCACCCTGCACGGGGTGATCATGGTCTGGTTCTTTCTGATTCCTTCGATCCCCAGTGTGTTCGGCAACTTCCTTGTGCCCATCATGATCGGCGCCAAGGACATGGCATTCCCGCGCCTGAACCTGTTCAGCTGGTACCTGCTGCTCGGCGGTGGCCTGTTCACCCTGCTTGCGCTGCTGCTGGGCGGGGTCGACACCGGTTGGACCTTTTACACACCGCTGTCGACCATGTTCAGCAACGGCCACGTGGTGGCGGTGATCTGCGGCGTATTCATCGCCGGGTTTTCGTCAATCTTCACCGGTATCAATATCATCGTCACCGTCCACACCCTGCGTGCGCCGGGCATGACCTGGATGCGCCTGCCACTGTTTATCTGGTCGATGTATGCCACCTCGATCATCCTGGTGCTGGCCACGCCGGTGCTGGCGATCACCCTGTTGCTGGTGGCCGCCGAGCACCTGTTCAATATCGGTGTGTTCGACCCGAACCTGGGCGGCGATCCGCTGCTGTTCCAGCACCTGTTCTGGTTCTACAGCCATCCGGCGGTGTACATCATGATCCTGCCGGCCATGGGGGTGGTCAGTGAGCTGATCACGGCGGCTGCGCACAAACGCATCTTCGGCTACCGCTTTGTCGCCTGGTCCAGCGTGGCCATCGCAGTGATCGGCTTTCTGGTATGGGGCCACCATATGTTCGTGGCCGGGCAGTCGATGTATGCCAGCCTGGTGTTCTCGCTGTTGAGCTTCCTGGTGGCCATTCCATCGGCGATCAAGGCATACAACTGGAGCGCCACGCTGTACAAGAGCGACCTGACCCTGCATGCCCCTTTCCTGTTCGCCCTGACCTTTATCGGCCTGTTCATCATCGGCGGGGTAACCGGGCTATTCCTGGCGCTGCTGGCGGCGGACCTGCATGCCCACGATACCTATTTTGTGGTCGCGCACTTCCACTACATCATGGTCGGTGCGGCAGTGGCAGGCTACTTCGGTGCGCTGCATTTCTGGTGGCCGAAAATCACCGGCAGGCTCTACTCGCAGCTGTGGGGCAAGATCACAGCGATCCTGATTTTCTGCGGGTTCAACCTGACGTTCTTCCCGCAGTTCCTGCTCGGCTATCTGGGCATGCCCCGGCGCTACCACAGTTACGATGCGGATTTTCAGTTCCTCAATGTGCTGTCATCGGCCGGTGCGTCGATCCTGGCGTTGGCCTATGTGCTGCCGTTCTTCTATTTGCTGGGCTCGCTGCGCTGGGGCGAGCGGGCCCCAATCAACCCTTGGGAGGCCGCCGGGCTTGAGTGGCGCGTGGCCTCACCGCCGCCAACGCACAATTTCGCCGGCCCGGTGAGCGTGGATTTCGAAGCCTACGACTATTCCCCCGAGGCCCGTCGTGATCCGCTTTGA
- a CDS encoding cytochrome c oxidase subunit 3: MIRFDERPAAPFAAFAQQRDAARLGMWLFLASEAMMFGSLILVAWFLRLQHPDGVAQAVAKLHYLLASANTVLLLTSSLLMTLAMAAKRPHRIRRHLLGAALLGLLFLGLKGVEYGLEWHEGVLPGFSQGAPWQLPSAQLFMNLYLLATALHGVHVLVAVGLALWLYRALGRCALAPRQASTRLEMTALYWHLVDAIWIVLFPTLYLVGR, from the coding sequence GTGATCCGCTTTGATGAGCGGCCCGCCGCGCCTTTTGCAGCCTTTGCCCAGCAACGCGATGCCGCACGCCTGGGCATGTGGCTGTTCCTGGCCAGCGAAGCGATGATGTTCGGCAGCCTGATCCTGGTGGCGTGGTTCTTGCGCTTGCAGCATCCCGATGGCGTAGCCCAGGCAGTGGCGAAGCTGCATTACCTGCTTGCGTCGGCCAACACCGTGCTGTTGCTGACCAGCAGCCTGCTGATGACGCTGGCGATGGCCGCCAAACGCCCGCATCGGATACGTCGACACCTGCTCGGCGCGGCGCTGCTTGGCTTGCTGTTCCTCGGGCTAAAGGGGGTTGAATATGGCCTGGAATGGCACGAAGGCGTGCTGCCCGGCTTTAGCCAGGGCGCACCGTGGCAACTGCCCTCGGCGCAACTGTTCATGAACCTGTACCTGCTCGCCACGGCGCTGCACGGCGTGCATGTGCTGGTGGCCGTCGGCCTGGCGCTCTGGCTTTACCGCGCCCTGGGGCGCTGCGCGCTGGCGCCTCGGCAAGCCTCGACGCGCCTGGAGATGACCGCGCTGTATTGGCACCTGGTGGATGCCATCTGGATTGTGCTGTTCCCCACGCTGTATTTGGTCGGGCGCTGA
- a CDS encoding FdhF/YdeP family oxidoreductase, which produces MLIYPKSHYQPYTHASGGWGSAKSVMNILWREQVVAKAPGALFKQNKPDGFACVSCAWAKPGRPHLLEFCENGAKATAWELTSRKTDPGFFSAHTLSELRQWSDYALEQHGRLTHPLRYDPQSDRYQPTSWEEAYRDIGAQLKAMDPASVVFYASGRASLETSFMYQLFARAYGSNNLPDSSNMCHESTSVGLQESIGVPVGTVTLADFEHTDGVFFFGQNVGSNSPRMLHQLQDVRRRDVPIITFNPLRERGLERFVNPQSPSEMLTPDSTLISTQYHQVAIGGDTAAITGIAKALLEMDDRATEQGTPAVLDYDFIASHTEGFEGFTTFVRRCSWAQLEHKSGLTRGALEAAATVYARCQRVMFVYGMGLTQHRHGVTNVQMLVNLLLLRGNIGKPGAGICPVRGHSNVQGQRTVGITEDPKKVPVELIEQHFGFKVPQQMGLCTVDACEGILEGRVRGFIGLGGNFLRAIPDTSRMEPAWQQLHLNVQVATKLNRTHLLPAANMWLLPCLGRIEIDRQNGVAQTYTTEDSTGCIHGWRGSAEPVGPHVRAEASIVAGLAMATLPPGNTIDWQAWSTDYAKVRAAIGRVYPQIFHDMETRMAEPGGFHRPIAAAERQWLTPTGKAQFITPVTLAEDDDVNLAQPARDVLQLMTLRSNDQFNTTIYGYEDRFRGVSGTREVIFMHCNDIVRLGFAVGQRVMLTTAIEPEVKRQVGPFEIIAYDIPEGCAAAYYPECNPLVPLWHHAERSKVPAAKSVPVRLSASPLPRG; this is translated from the coding sequence ATGCTTATTTATCCCAAGAGCCATTACCAGCCCTACACCCATGCCAGCGGAGGGTGGGGCTCGGCCAAGTCGGTGATGAACATTCTCTGGCGCGAACAGGTAGTGGCCAAGGCGCCTGGCGCGTTGTTCAAACAGAACAAACCTGACGGTTTTGCCTGCGTGAGCTGCGCCTGGGCCAAGCCCGGGCGCCCTCACCTGCTCGAATTCTGCGAGAACGGTGCCAAGGCCACGGCCTGGGAACTGACGTCGCGCAAGACCGACCCAGGTTTTTTCTCCGCGCACACCTTGAGTGAGTTGCGCCAATGGTCGGATTACGCGCTTGAACAGCATGGCCGCCTTACCCATCCGCTGCGCTATGACCCGCAAAGTGACCGTTACCAGCCAACGTCCTGGGAAGAAGCCTACCGGGATATCGGCGCGCAACTCAAGGCGATGGACCCTGCCAGCGTGGTGTTCTACGCCTCCGGGCGGGCTTCTTTGGAAACCTCGTTCATGTACCAGTTGTTCGCCCGTGCCTACGGCAGCAACAACCTGCCCGACAGCTCGAACATGTGCCACGAGAGCACGTCCGTGGGGTTGCAGGAAAGCATCGGCGTGCCAGTCGGCACCGTGACCCTGGCCGACTTCGAGCATACCGACGGCGTGTTTTTCTTCGGCCAGAACGTGGGCAGCAACAGCCCGCGCATGCTGCATCAATTGCAGGACGTGCGCCGGCGCGACGTGCCGATCATCACCTTCAACCCCTTGCGCGAGCGCGGCCTGGAGCGCTTCGTCAATCCACAGTCGCCGAGCGAAATGCTCACGCCCGACTCGACCTTGATCAGTACCCAGTATCACCAAGTCGCCATTGGCGGGGATACGGCGGCCATCACCGGCATCGCCAAAGCCCTGCTGGAAATGGATGACCGGGCAACCGAGCAAGGCACGCCCGCCGTGCTCGATTACGACTTCATTGCCAGCCACACCGAAGGTTTCGAAGGCTTCACCACTTTCGTGCGGCGTTGTTCCTGGGCGCAGTTGGAACATAAAAGTGGCCTCACCCGTGGCGCACTGGAGGCGGCTGCGACCGTCTATGCCAGGTGCCAGCGCGTGATGTTTGTCTATGGCATGGGGCTCACCCAGCATCGGCATGGGGTGACCAATGTGCAGATGCTGGTCAACCTGCTGCTGTTGCGCGGCAATATCGGCAAACCAGGCGCGGGTATCTGCCCGGTGCGGGGGCATTCCAATGTGCAGGGCCAACGCACGGTCGGCATCACCGAAGACCCGAAAAAAGTCCCCGTGGAGCTGATCGAGCAGCACTTCGGTTTCAAGGTACCGCAACAAATGGGCCTGTGTACGGTGGATGCCTGCGAAGGCATTCTCGAGGGGCGCGTGCGCGGCTTTATCGGCCTGGGTGGCAATTTCCTGCGGGCGATTCCCGACACCTCGCGCATGGAGCCGGCCTGGCAGCAACTGCACCTGAATGTACAGGTGGCGACCAAGCTCAACCGCACCCACCTGCTGCCGGCCGCTAACATGTGGCTGCTGCCGTGCCTGGGCCGCATCGAAATCGACCGCCAGAATGGCGTTGCACAAACCTACACCACCGAAGACAGCACCGGCTGCATTCATGGCTGGCGCGGCAGCGCCGAGCCGGTGGGCCCGCACGTACGCGCGGAGGCGAGCATTGTGGCTGGCCTGGCCATGGCTACCCTGCCCCCTGGCAACACCATCGACTGGCAAGCCTGGAGCACCGATTATGCCAAGGTCAGGGCGGCCATTGGCCGCGTCTACCCGCAGATCTTCCATGACATGGAAACCCGCATGGCCGAGCCCGGCGGCTTCCATCGGCCGATTGCTGCTGCCGAGCGCCAGTGGCTGACCCCGACCGGCAAGGCGCAGTTCATTACCCCTGTCACCCTGGCCGAAGACGATGACGTGAACCTTGCGCAACCTGCACGTGACGTACTGCAACTGATGACGCTGCGCAGCAATGATCAGTTCAATACCACCATTTATGGTTATGAGGACCGTTTTCGCGGGGTCAGCGGAACCCGCGAAGTCATCTTCATGCACTGCAACGACATCGTGCGCCTGGGCTTCGCGGTCGGCCAGCGGGTCATGCTGACCACCGCCATCGAGCCTGAGGTCAAGCGCCAGGTCGGGCCGTTCGAGATCATTGCCTATGACATTCCCGAAGGTTGCGCTGCGGCCTACTATCCGGAGTGCAACCCGTTGGTGCCGCTCTGGCACCATGCCGAACGCAGCAAGGTGCCGGCCGCCAAATCGGTGCCGGTCAGGCTCAGCGCGTCGCCACTTCCCCGAGGATAA